The following are encoded together in the Desulfococcus multivorans genome:
- a CDS encoding type 1 glutamine amidotransferase domain-containing protein: MSHIAVIMDEWFEDSEYTEPAEAFKAAGHRLTVVGLEAGNTVRGKKENTPVVIDLAVGKARVDDFDALLIPGGYSPDKLRAHEAPVEFVKEFVNSGKPVFSICHGPQILITADVVKGRKMTGWKSIAQDIRNAGAEFLDQAVVVDGNLVSSRFPGDIPAFIEASLKMLS, translated from the coding sequence ATGAGTCATATCGCCGTCATTATGGATGAATGGTTTGAGGATTCCGAATACACCGAACCGGCCGAAGCCTTCAAGGCCGCAGGTCATCGCCTCACCGTCGTCGGCCTTGAAGCCGGCAACACGGTAAGAGGAAAAAAGGAAAACACACCGGTCGTTATCGATCTTGCCGTCGGAAAGGCCCGCGTGGACGATTTTGACGCACTGCTCATCCCCGGCGGCTATTCGCCGGACAAATTGAGGGCGCATGAGGCCCCGGTGGAATTCGTCAAAGAATTCGTGAACAGCGGGAAACCCGTATTCTCCATCTGCCACGGCCCCCAGATCCTCATCACGGCGGACGTGGTGAAGGGCCGGAAGATGACAGGCTGGAAATCCATCGCCCAGGACATTCGGAACGCCGGCGCCGAATTCCTGGACCAGGCAGTCGTGGTGGACGGCAACCTGGTCAGCAGCCGCTTCCCCGGCGACATCCCGGCGTTTATCGAGGCGTCGCTGAAGATGCTCTCCTAG
- a CDS encoding alpha/beta fold hydrolase produces the protein MNIESHVIPVEGKAVHFLSAGASADTIVLLHGKSFSADTWRKTGTITALGEAGFRAVAVDLPGYGQSAPSEKREDRILGSILDALEIKAAVIVAASFSGWYAFPLLLERPDRVRGFVSAASRGIRKYQAYLQRLTFPVLALWGEKDDLVPMENADFLTASVPNGRKIVIPGGTHASYLSDPERFNQVLLEFVTTCFIGPGGAGTQSSGKPNADLSTETRMS, from the coding sequence ATGAATATCGAATCCCATGTCATACCGGTTGAGGGAAAGGCTGTTCACTTTCTGTCGGCGGGTGCGTCCGCCGATACCATTGTCCTGTTGCACGGCAAGAGTTTCAGCGCCGACACGTGGCGTAAAACCGGGACGATCACCGCTCTGGGCGAGGCTGGTTTTCGTGCGGTGGCCGTCGATCTGCCGGGATACGGACAGTCGGCGCCGAGCGAAAAACGGGAGGACCGGATCCTGGGTTCTATCCTGGATGCGCTGGAGATAAAGGCTGCAGTGATTGTTGCGGCCTCGTTCAGCGGATGGTACGCATTCCCACTTCTTCTGGAGCGTCCGGATCGGGTCAGGGGCTTCGTGTCCGCGGCCTCCCGGGGAATCCGCAAATACCAGGCGTATCTGCAGCGTCTGACCTTTCCGGTCCTTGCCCTGTGGGGTGAAAAGGACGATCTCGTTCCCATGGAGAACGCCGATTTTCTGACGGCCTCCGTGCCCAATGGGCGGAAGATCGTCATTCCCGGGGGCACCCATGCTTCGTACCTGAGCGATCCCGAAAGGTTCAATCAGGTGCTTCTGGAATTTGTCACGACCTGTTTCATCGGACCCGGCGGTGCCGGCACTCAGTCCTCCGGTAAGCCCAACGCCGATTTGTCCACTGAAACCAGGATGTCGTAG
- a CDS encoding TolC family protein: METHQGDRHRSPLRTSIVRLAGSARASTVLLVLLIALLPTGKALGREALLGLRDAVATGLRQNLDLEIQRLDIPLKRQDVISNEAVFDPAVEAALSAADQKLLTGVILYGDETQHTREISAGIGILKRFTTGLQSRLAFETLRVEDNFLADALDPKYRNLIVLQLTQPLLRDFGTDVNTAAVQVSKNRVELSVADYMARSQMLAGEIERIYLDLAGALAVLEFRIQSRELAETLAAGNQRRLARGMISVTEVDEARTAVVDRDEAVIRARQQVETLENQLKDLLAIAPADPLYDADIRTPPIPATVLPGPERNAALETALNKRPDLKGIRIARENTEILTDYYRNQKKPQVDLVASAGANGLSGHDRPVAILGGPHTSSLTGDYGDAFTSLFRDGGYQLSAELRFHYPLGNRAARAQYRKNRIEQRKIELLIDRTKRRIDTEIQNALVIVDRSLERVQAGERFVGLSAKTLDQETTRLNSGLSDTFRVLDYQEKQVSARIRHVMALTDYRKGLARLHQAMGTNLERYDILVSVDKSALGLPED; this comes from the coding sequence TTGGAAACCCATCAAGGAGACCGCCACCGCAGCCCCCTGAGAACATCGATTGTCCGCCTTGCCGGCAGCGCACGCGCAAGCACCGTGCTGCTGGTCCTTCTGATCGCCCTCCTCCCGACCGGGAAGGCCCTGGGCCGGGAAGCGCTGCTCGGGCTTCGGGATGCCGTCGCCACAGGACTTCGACAGAATCTGGACCTCGAAATCCAGCGTCTCGACATCCCCTTGAAGCGGCAGGACGTGATCTCGAACGAAGCGGTTTTCGATCCGGCCGTCGAAGCCGCTCTCTCGGCTGCGGATCAAAAATTACTGACAGGCGTCATCCTATACGGCGACGAAACTCAGCACACCCGCGAAATCAGCGCCGGCATAGGCATCCTGAAGCGGTTTACCACCGGACTCCAGTCCCGCCTTGCCTTTGAAACCCTTCGGGTCGAGGACAATTTTCTCGCCGACGCCCTCGACCCCAAATACCGGAACCTCATCGTCCTCCAGCTGACCCAGCCCCTCCTCCGGGATTTCGGCACCGATGTCAATACGGCGGCGGTTCAGGTGTCGAAAAATCGCGTAGAACTGTCGGTTGCGGACTATATGGCCCGCAGCCAGATGCTTGCCGGAGAGATCGAACGGATCTACCTCGACCTGGCCGGCGCCCTCGCCGTTCTCGAATTCCGCATTCAGTCCCGGGAACTGGCGGAGACACTGGCGGCAGGCAACCAGCGACGGCTCGCCCGCGGCATGATCTCCGTCACCGAGGTGGACGAGGCCCGTACCGCCGTCGTCGATCGGGACGAAGCCGTGATCCGGGCCCGTCAACAAGTGGAAACGCTTGAGAACCAACTCAAGGACCTTTTGGCGATCGCGCCTGCCGATCCGCTTTATGACGCGGATATCCGGACCCCGCCCATCCCCGCCACAGTTCTGCCCGGCCCCGAAAGAAATGCGGCCCTCGAAACCGCTCTGAACAAGCGCCCCGACTTGAAAGGCATTCGCATCGCCCGAGAGAACACAGAGATTCTGACCGACTACTACCGGAATCAGAAAAAGCCCCAGGTGGATCTGGTGGCCTCGGCAGGGGCCAACGGCCTGTCAGGACACGACCGCCCGGTGGCGATCCTCGGCGGGCCGCACACCTCCTCCCTCACCGGGGATTACGGGGACGCCTTCACCAGTCTCTTCCGGGACGGCGGCTACCAGTTGTCGGCGGAGCTCCGATTCCACTATCCCCTCGGCAACCGGGCCGCCAGGGCCCAGTACCGGAAAAACCGCATCGAGCAGCGCAAAATCGAGCTGTTGATCGATCGGACGAAGCGTCGGATCGACACCGAAATTCAAAACGCCCTGGTAATCGTGGATCGGAGCCTGGAGCGGGTTCAGGCAGGAGAGCGCTTTGTGGGGCTTTCGGCAAAAACCCTGGACCAGGAGACAACCCGCCTCAACAGCGGCCTCTCCGACACCTTCCGCGTCCTCGACTACCAGGAAAAGCAGGTGTCGGCCCGGATCCGGCACGTCATGGCCCTCACCGACTACCGGAAAGGGTTGGCCCGGCTCCACCAGGCCATGGGCACCAACCTGGAACGCTACGACATCCTGGTTTCAGTGGACAAATCGGCGTTGGGCTTACCGGAGGACTGA
- a CDS encoding ABC transporter permease: MIHRIAALIVKEFLALFRDKRSRLTVVVPPIIQLFVFSYAATYDLEKVPYAVYNEDPGAFSRALTARLEGSPHFRKVAVITREAEIAPLVDARQALLVIHVDRRFSRDILKGRSGKIQVILDGRNSNTAMIALNYIRTVVTAYGDELVRTAGIRAFPAVLETRTWYNPNLESRWFIVPGILGIITLLVTLITTALSVAREREQGTFDQLLVTPLRPVEILIGKSIPGCVIGLAEGTVCLLAAALWFKVPLRGNLLMLYGGLGLFLLSAVGVGLLISSLSVTQQQGLLGVFLFMVPAVILSGFTTPIGNMPVPVQHLTRLNPVRYFMVVLRGVFLEDAPPSVFFAQFWPMALIALATLSLAGWLFRHRID, translated from the coding sequence ATGATTCACCGCATTGCCGCACTGATCGTCAAAGAGTTTCTGGCCCTCTTCCGCGACAAACGGAGTCGTCTCACCGTTGTGGTTCCTCCCATCATCCAGCTTTTCGTGTTCAGCTATGCGGCCACCTACGATCTCGAAAAAGTGCCCTACGCGGTTTACAATGAGGACCCCGGCGCCTTCTCCCGCGCGTTGACGGCACGACTGGAGGGATCGCCCCATTTCAGAAAGGTGGCGGTGATCACCCGGGAAGCCGAAATCGCACCCTTGGTGGACGCCCGACAGGCGCTTCTGGTGATCCACGTGGACCGCCGCTTCAGCCGGGACATCCTGAAAGGTCGGTCGGGGAAGATCCAGGTCATTCTCGACGGCCGCAATTCCAACACGGCCATGATCGCCCTCAACTACATTCGAACCGTAGTCACGGCCTACGGCGACGAACTCGTCCGGACCGCCGGCATCAGGGCATTCCCCGCCGTTCTCGAGACCCGGACATGGTACAACCCCAACCTGGAGAGCCGCTGGTTCATCGTTCCCGGGATCCTCGGCATCATCACCCTCCTCGTCACCCTGATCACGACAGCCCTTTCGGTGGCGCGGGAGCGGGAGCAGGGCACCTTTGACCAGCTCCTGGTGACCCCGCTCCGGCCGGTGGAGATCCTGATCGGGAAATCGATCCCCGGATGCGTCATCGGGCTGGCGGAGGGAACGGTTTGCCTGTTGGCGGCCGCCCTCTGGTTCAAGGTGCCTCTCCGGGGGAACCTCCTCATGCTCTACGGCGGACTCGGCCTTTTTCTGTTGTCGGCAGTGGGCGTGGGACTTCTGATCTCATCGCTGTCGGTCACCCAGCAGCAGGGGCTTCTGGGCGTTTTTCTCTTCATGGTGCCGGCCGTGATTCTATCGGGTTTCACCACCCCCATCGGCAACATGCCGGTTCCGGTTCAGCACCTCACCCGCCTCAATCCCGTTCGGTATTTCATGGTGGTGCTCCGGGGCGTGTTCCTGGAAGACGCCCCGCCGTCCGTTTTTTTCGCCCAATTCTGGCCCATGGCCCTCATCGCCCTGGCAACCCTGAGCCTCGCCGGATGGCTTTTCCGGCACAGAATCGACTGA
- a CDS encoding ABC transporter permease: MRPSPDRRTSEPPRRRIVGMRRLRGMIRKEFLQILRDPSSIAIAFLLPVLLLLIHGYGVSLDATNVPIAFVAESPSAEAVSLGEAFAESPYFNVRKLRTMQDAVTALTTHQVNGIVRVRDNFSGILDPSRQAPIPIQVILNGVDANTARLVSGYADGVWALWLQDRVRQAGGEIRPPVELVSRIWYNSEMRSRNFLVPGLIAVNMTLIGALLTAMVMAREWERGTLEALMVTPVSILEILLGKLIPYFIMGMGGMALSVIMAVGVFAVPLRGSLGVLVLTSSVFLLVSLGIGLLISIVARNQFVAGQIAIIVTFLPAFLLSGYIFDIAGMPRAVQIVTHAVAARYFIAILQSSFLAGDIPAVIGPNLAALVVMAVFFLTLCGLKSKKRLD, encoded by the coding sequence ATGAGGCCTTCACCGGACCGCCGGACATCTGAACCCCCCCGGCGCCGCATCGTCGGCATGCGCCGGTTGCGGGGTATGATCCGCAAGGAATTTCTGCAGATCCTTCGGGACCCCAGCAGTATCGCCATCGCCTTTCTGCTGCCGGTACTTCTCCTTCTGATCCATGGGTACGGCGTTTCCCTGGACGCCACCAACGTACCCATCGCCTTTGTCGCCGAATCACCGAGCGCCGAAGCCGTCTCACTGGGGGAGGCGTTTGCCGAATCGCCCTATTTCAACGTTCGGAAGCTCCGGACCATGCAGGACGCCGTGACCGCGCTCACCACCCACCAGGTCAACGGCATCGTCCGGGTGCGGGACAATTTTTCGGGCATTCTCGATCCCTCCCGACAAGCGCCCATACCCATCCAGGTCATCCTCAACGGCGTGGATGCCAACACGGCCCGGCTGGTGTCCGGCTACGCGGACGGCGTGTGGGCGCTTTGGCTCCAGGACCGGGTCCGGCAGGCCGGCGGAGAGATCCGGCCGCCCGTGGAACTCGTCAGTCGAATCTGGTACAACAGCGAAATGCGGAGCCGGAATTTTTTGGTGCCGGGACTGATCGCGGTGAACATGACCCTCATCGGCGCCCTGCTGACGGCCATGGTCATGGCCCGGGAATGGGAGCGGGGAACCCTCGAGGCGCTCATGGTCACGCCCGTCTCCATCCTCGAAATTCTGCTCGGAAAGCTCATTCCCTATTTCATCATGGGGATGGGCGGCATGGCCCTCTCGGTCATCATGGCGGTGGGGGTCTTCGCGGTGCCGCTCCGAGGCTCACTGGGCGTCCTGGTCCTGACGTCGTCCGTCTTTCTCCTGGTCTCTTTGGGTATCGGGCTGTTAATCTCCATCGTCGCGAGGAACCAGTTCGTCGCCGGGCAGATCGCCATCATCGTGACGTTCCTGCCGGCATTTCTCCTCTCCGGATACATCTTCGACATCGCCGGCATGCCTCGAGCGGTGCAGATCGTCACCCATGCCGTCGCGGCCCGGTATTTCATCGCCATTCTCCAGTCGAGCTTTCTGGCCGGCGACATCCCGGCCGTAATCGGTCCCAACCTCGCGGCCCTCGTTGTCATGGCGGTCTTCTTCCTGACCCTGTGCGGCCTCAAGTCCAAGAAACGATTGGATTAG
- a CDS encoding ATP-binding cassette domain-containing protein, protein MPASDEILGPAMPADGSPFVIFAENLQKSFAAGKKRVKALDKVTIRVRTGGVTCLIGPDGAGKTTFMRTAAGLLKVDGGQMTVCGIDAAKDPLAVQDRIGYMPQQFGLYEELSVQENLDLYADLQGVPPTARPGIYAELMQMTRLGNFTDRLAGRLSGGMKQKLGLACTLVKPPRLLLLDEPTVGVDPVSRRELWAIVTRLVSESGISVLLSTAYLDEAERCDAVVILHEGQVLDEGRPEDFARRLTGRTFRVQVPPTAKRRVQAALAGRKGIIDTVIQGDAVRVVIAGNRGESASPARESFRTGIPAPDTLIRDIPDAAVEPVPPRFEDSYIARLKETGAGGQGFEIEIPASENRENDTQPVIRVDRLQRRFGSFYAVRDVSFEVHSGEVFGLLGANGAGKTTTFRMLCGLLPASDGEMRVAGLDLRRATARTRARIGYMAQKFSLYRNLSVRQNLRFFSSVYNLRGRERNLRIQWALDRFDLSGMADVAGDALSLGYKQRLALACALMHEPEILFLDEPTSGVDPMARREFWSHINVLARSGVTLMVTTHFMEEAEYCDRLAIMAAGRILAVGTPTEIKARAALHLGAPSGTLEEAFIALIETEADNAE, encoded by the coding sequence ATGCCGGCTTCCGATGAAATCCTCGGTCCCGCGATGCCGGCGGACGGCAGCCCTTTCGTCATTTTTGCGGAGAACCTTCAGAAAAGTTTTGCCGCCGGGAAAAAACGCGTCAAAGCCCTCGACAAGGTCACCATCCGGGTACGCACGGGAGGCGTCACCTGCCTCATCGGCCCCGACGGCGCCGGAAAGACCACCTTTATGCGGACGGCCGCGGGTCTGCTCAAGGTGGACGGCGGTCAAATGACGGTTTGCGGCATCGATGCGGCAAAGGATCCCCTGGCCGTTCAGGACCGGATCGGTTACATGCCCCAGCAGTTCGGCCTGTATGAAGAGCTGAGTGTACAGGAAAACCTGGATCTGTACGCCGATCTCCAGGGCGTACCCCCGACCGCAAGGCCCGGAATCTATGCCGAACTGATGCAAATGACCCGCCTCGGGAATTTCACCGACCGCCTGGCGGGTCGTCTCTCGGGAGGCATGAAACAGAAGCTGGGGTTGGCCTGCACACTGGTCAAGCCGCCGCGTCTCCTGCTTCTGGACGAGCCCACCGTAGGCGTGGACCCGGTATCCCGCAGGGAACTGTGGGCCATCGTGACGCGGCTTGTCAGTGAATCGGGAATCAGTGTTCTCCTGAGCACCGCCTATCTCGACGAGGCGGAGAGATGCGACGCGGTGGTGATCCTTCACGAAGGACAGGTTCTCGATGAAGGCCGCCCCGAGGATTTCGCCCGGCGCCTCACCGGACGCACCTTCCGGGTCCAGGTCCCTCCAACCGCGAAACGCCGTGTTCAGGCGGCTCTTGCCGGCCGGAAGGGCATCATCGATACGGTCATCCAGGGAGACGCCGTGCGCGTCGTCATCGCGGGAAACCGCGGCGAAAGCGCGTCGCCCGCCCGGGAGTCATTCCGGACAGGCATACCCGCTCCCGACACTCTGATCCGCGACATCCCCGACGCCGCCGTTGAACCCGTGCCGCCCCGGTTCGAGGACAGTTATATCGCGCGCCTCAAGGAAACAGGGGCCGGCGGGCAAGGCTTCGAAATCGAAATCCCGGCCTCCGAAAACCGGGAGAATGACACGCAACCCGTTATCCGGGTCGACCGCCTGCAACGTCGGTTCGGGAGCTTTTACGCAGTCCGGGACGTGAGTTTCGAGGTCCATTCCGGGGAGGTGTTCGGGCTCCTGGGCGCCAACGGCGCCGGAAAGACCACGACATTCCGCATGCTGTGCGGGCTTCTGCCGGCAAGCGACGGAGAGATGCGGGTCGCCGGCCTGGACCTGCGGAGAGCGACGGCCAGAACCCGTGCCAGAATCGGATACATGGCCCAGAAGTTTTCCCTGTACCGCAACCTGAGCGTGCGTCAAAACCTGCGATTTTTCAGCAGCGTCTACAATCTCCGAGGTCGTGAGCGAAATCTCCGAATCCAGTGGGCCCTTGACCGGTTTGACCTTTCGGGGATGGCGGATGTCGCCGGCGATGCGCTTTCCCTGGGGTACAAGCAGCGACTCGCCCTCGCCTGCGCGCTCATGCACGAACCGGAGATCCTCTTTCTGGACGAACCGACCTCCGGCGTCGACCCCATGGCCCGGCGGGAGTTCTGGTCTCACATCAACGTATTGGCACGGAGCGGCGTCACCCTGATGGTAACGACCCATTTCATGGAAGAAGCGGAATACTGCGACCGGCTTGCCATCATGGCGGCCGGACGAATCCTGGCCGTCGGAACCCCCACCGAGATCAAGGCCCGGGCCGCCTTGCACCTCGGCGCCCCGTCGGGGACCCTTGAAGAGGCCTTCATCGCCCTCATCGAGACCGAGGCGGATAACGCGGAATGA
- a CDS encoding efflux RND transporter periplasmic adaptor subunit, with protein sequence MTGRYLDVRLQGETLQQMRRIAKFAILALACVGLIVLGLRYVIFKDAPLETTEIVLYGNVDIREVELAFNGNERIADIRVEEGQSVRKGDLLARLESRRLQLAVDRSAARAAAQVNTVEKLLAGSRKEEIFQARAQAEAIRQRAESARRTYERLRPLADENLASRDRVDTAKALADSEHASLEAAVERQNLAERGPRREDIAAAQATLKVLQAELEIARRNLMDAELFASDDGVIRNRILEPGDMASPGRPVLTLALNDPVWVRAYVSETDLGRIHPGQTAVIRTDSFPDKIYPAWIGYISPTAEFTPKTVETTEVRSHLVYQVRVFACNPQNELRLGMPATVTISLNAHPEAGNDPPPCPGRDEP encoded by the coding sequence ATGACGGGGAGGTATCTGGACGTCCGACTACAGGGCGAAACATTACAACAAATGAGAAGAATTGCCAAATTTGCCATCCTCGCGCTCGCCTGCGTCGGGCTGATCGTTCTGGGTCTGCGCTATGTCATTTTCAAAGACGCCCCCCTTGAAACCACCGAAATCGTCCTTTACGGCAATGTCGACATCCGGGAAGTCGAACTGGCCTTCAACGGGAATGAGCGGATTGCCGACATCCGTGTCGAGGAAGGACAATCGGTCCGGAAAGGGGATCTGCTGGCGAGACTCGAAAGCCGACGACTGCAGCTCGCCGTCGACCGGAGCGCAGCCCGGGCGGCGGCACAGGTCAACACTGTCGAGAAGCTGCTGGCAGGCAGCCGGAAAGAAGAAATTTTTCAGGCCCGGGCCCAGGCCGAGGCCATTCGGCAGCGGGCCGAGAGTGCCAGACGCACCTACGAACGGCTCCGCCCCCTGGCCGACGAGAATCTGGCTTCCCGGGACAGGGTCGACACCGCAAAAGCGCTGGCCGACAGCGAACATGCAAGCCTCGAGGCGGCTGTTGAACGTCAGAATCTTGCGGAACGAGGGCCTCGCAGGGAAGACATTGCCGCGGCCCAGGCCACGCTCAAGGTTCTCCAGGCGGAGTTGGAGATCGCCCGCCGGAATCTCATGGACGCCGAGCTTTTTGCCTCCGATGACGGCGTCATCCGAAACCGCATTCTCGAGCCCGGCGACATGGCCTCGCCCGGACGCCCCGTGCTGACCCTGGCCCTGAACGACCCTGTGTGGGTTCGGGCCTATGTCTCCGAAACCGACCTCGGCAGGATCCATCCGGGCCAGACGGCCGTCATCAGGACCGACAGCTTTCCCGACAAGATCTATCCGGCATGGATCGGTTATATTTCCCCTACCGCGGAATTCACCCCCAAGACGGTGGAGACCACCGAGGTCCGCTCCCATCTCGTCTACCAGGTCCGGGTCTTCGCCTGCAACCCTCAAAACGAACTTCGCCTCGGCATGCCGGCCACCGTCACCATTTCCCTGAACGCTCATCCCGAGGCCGGGAACGATCCGCCCCCCTGCCCGGGACGGGATGAACCGTAA
- a CDS encoding metal transporter: MSGFCRYMNEFMVPYILATSYFTEAEREKMTKTDPMEGLMSYAELMQFNSDVSSRAIISSMKAMSDFSNMELKKAMDALFGTVFDWDGNGGDILAFTERQAIMSEMLVKGYPQAIRDIESEYGFGFERGENVKVAETDRFILYQILPIDPHTEIRRDGKPILILPPYVLGANILGFLPRENRSYAHCFANVGIPTYIRIMKDIAVTPAVQLATGEDDARDTRIFCERIMAAHGKPVTLNGYCQGGYMAVCSLLSGELDGVVDTLITCVSPMDGTRSRGFEAFFGNLPKRFNDLMYGTKKLPNGNKVGDGTLMGWVYKLKSIEAEFPVVAFLRDLMMFNPRAGRPPKISKTAAAINYWLQNERCDLPLAVTRMSFDSYNIPVTADGTLPVKLFGRPLNFGRIQEKDIPWLICYGEKDDLVEKETALAPLDYIPAEVTAFPKGHVAIATSWSNPTSECALHARFGTQNYRGPVRFHLDQDKIVATP; this comes from the coding sequence ATGAGCGGATTTTGCAGATACATGAACGAATTCATGGTGCCTTATATTCTCGCGACCAGCTATTTCACCGAAGCCGAGAGAGAAAAAATGACGAAGACCGATCCGATGGAGGGCCTCATGTCCTATGCGGAGCTCATGCAATTCAACAGCGACGTGAGCAGCAGGGCCATCATTTCAAGCATGAAAGCCATGAGCGATTTCAGCAACATGGAGCTGAAAAAGGCCATGGATGCCCTGTTCGGCACCGTCTTCGACTGGGACGGCAACGGCGGAGACATTCTCGCATTCACGGAGCGGCAGGCCATAATGTCGGAGATGCTGGTCAAGGGCTATCCGCAGGCGATCCGGGACATCGAATCCGAATATGGATTCGGGTTCGAGCGGGGGGAGAATGTCAAGGTTGCGGAAACCGACCGGTTTATCCTTTACCAGATCCTGCCCATAGATCCTCATACGGAGATACGGCGTGACGGAAAGCCGATTCTGATTCTGCCCCCCTATGTACTGGGCGCCAATATCCTGGGATTCCTGCCCCGGGAAAATCGCAGCTATGCCCATTGCTTTGCCAACGTGGGAATCCCAACCTATATCCGTATCATGAAGGATATCGCGGTGACGCCGGCCGTCCAACTCGCCACCGGAGAAGATGACGCCCGAGACACGCGAATTTTTTGTGAAAGGATCATGGCGGCCCACGGTAAACCGGTGACGTTGAACGGCTACTGCCAGGGCGGCTACATGGCGGTTTGCAGTCTGCTCTCCGGCGAACTGGACGGCGTCGTGGACACGCTCATCACCTGCGTTTCTCCCATGGACGGAACCCGGAGTCGGGGATTCGAGGCTTTTTTCGGCAATCTTCCCAAACGGTTCAACGATCTGATGTATGGCACTAAAAAACTGCCGAACGGCAACAAGGTGGGGGATGGAACCCTCATGGGATGGGTGTATAAACTCAAGAGCATCGAGGCCGAGTTCCCGGTGGTCGCCTTCCTGCGAGACCTCATGATGTTCAACCCGAGAGCCGGCCGGCCGCCGAAGATCAGCAAGACGGCGGCAGCCATCAACTACTGGCTTCAAAACGAGCGGTGCGATCTTCCCCTGGCCGTCACCCGCATGAGCTTCGATTCCTACAACATTCCGGTTACCGCCGACGGCACCTTGCCCGTCAAGCTATTCGGCAGACCGCTCAACTTCGGGCGAATCCAGGAAAAGGACATTCCCTGGCTGATCTGCTACGGTGAAAAGGACGACCTGGTGGAGAAGGAAACCGCGCTGGCACCCCTGGACTATATCCCGGCGGAGGTGACGGCATTTCCCAAAGGCCACGTGGCCATCGCCACCTCCTGGTCGAACCCGACATCCGAATGCGCGCTTCATGCCCGCTTCGGAACTCAAAACTATCGGGGACCCGTTCGCTTTCACCTGGATCAGGACAAGATCGTCGCAACCCCTTGA
- a CDS encoding DRTGG domain protein produces the protein MKISRIQELLEARYLTGEAFQDRSIWSACGGELVAEILKSADKDCVLLTGLTTSEVVRLGIIAEVGCIVFVRGRRVDRGVIDAAAECRLPLLSTSLPLFVACGQLYMDGLRGFAESW, from the coding sequence GTGAAAATTTCAAGAATCCAGGAATTGTTGGAGGCCCGTTATCTCACGGGTGAGGCTTTTCAGGACCGAAGCATCTGGTCGGCCTGTGGTGGGGAACTGGTGGCCGAAATTCTGAAATCGGCGGACAAGGATTGCGTACTGCTGACCGGCCTGACCACTTCGGAGGTGGTCAGGCTCGGCATTATCGCCGAAGTGGGGTGTATCGTATTCGTGAGGGGAAGGCGGGTTGATCGGGGCGTCATCGATGCGGCCGCGGAATGCCGTCTGCCCTTGCTGTCGACCTCGCTGCCGCTTTTCGTTGCCTGTGGGCAACTTTACATGGACGGCCTCAGAGGATTTGCGGAATCCTGGTAG